One genomic segment of Candidatus Brocadiaceae bacterium includes these proteins:
- a CDS encoding flagellar basal body-associated FliL family protein, with translation MIGTGNNDRNVMQLIADKNRNSGIYSILVFIISLFVLVADANSSLIGTKLENGIVRELENECIEELSDIQSQNIDRRRMASEPEGTVEESLIVPFDPVIVNLSNSNARRYLKATINFEVKDLNSKSAVVKKGVQIKDRLISILSSRSLEDIEGVEGQQLLRNIIKDTVNVVLKMEDAVLQVYFTEFVVQ, from the coding sequence ATGATTGGAACAGGGAATAACGACAGAAACGTGATGCAATTGATTGCTGACAAAAACAGGAATAGTGGTATCTATTCCATTTTGGTTTTCATTATTAGTTTATTTGTACTGGTTGCAGATGCCAATTCATCCCTGATTGGCACTAAACTGGAAAATGGAATAGTGCGAGAACTGGAAAATGAATGTATAGAAGAACTATCAGATATACAAAGTCAAAATATTGACAGAAGGAGAATGGCATCTGAGCCTGAAGGAACGGTAGAAGAATCTTTAATCGTTCCTTTTGACCCTGTTATTGTGAATTTGAGCAATTCGAATGCAAGGAGATATTTAAAGGCAACAATAAACTTTGAGGTAAAGGATTTGAACAGCAAAAGCGCTGTTGTGAAGAAAGGAGTGCAAATAAAGGATCGGCTGATTTCTATTCTTTCGTCAAGAAGCCTGGAGGATATCGAAGGTGTCGAAGGACAACAACTCCTTAGAAATATTATAAAGGATACGGTAAATGTTGTATTAAAGATGGAGGATGCTGTTTTACAAGTATATTTTACTGAATTTGTGGTTCAGTAG
- the fliM gene encoding flagellar motor switch protein FliM, producing MSNAILSNEEVDALLNAIENGQVLVGQKAEKSKEKKIQHYDFRRPDRFPREQKRRLQKMSEEMADIIGFTLSSYLRTSVRVELIAIEELSYEIFVNSFTDIVCANVLHLKPLSGRGCLTVDVGYCLAIVDRGLGGPGKIPQKTRPLTLVEEAIIASVFTNVLDEVKASWHDLAELQWSIEKTDRDLKTLQVASSTESMISINFATNGDLGNGTIILCIPVITLEMLMMKTVVSPLEKEEEMILIRNLLQEIEVNITAVLGTTQLSFHELLKLKIGDVIKLDNRVTGDICLEIDEKPKYTGKPGIVGKKMAFKVFQADKNLKHYKEGEYGKRT from the coding sequence ATGTCAAATGCAATTCTGAGCAACGAAGAAGTAGATGCACTGCTTAATGCAATAGAAAACGGACAAGTGTTGGTTGGGCAGAAGGCTGAGAAAAGTAAGGAAAAAAAGATTCAGCACTATGATTTTAGACGTCCTGACAGATTTCCAAGAGAACAAAAACGAAGACTGCAAAAGATGAGTGAAGAAATGGCGGACATAATAGGGTTTACGCTTTCGTCCTATTTGAGAACTTCGGTTCGAGTTGAGCTTATTGCAATCGAAGAACTTAGTTATGAGATATTTGTGAATTCGTTTACGGATATTGTGTGTGCAAATGTTTTACATTTAAAACCTCTCTCGGGACGGGGCTGTTTAACGGTAGATGTTGGTTACTGCCTGGCTATCGTGGACCGTGGTTTAGGAGGGCCAGGGAAAATTCCTCAGAAGACAAGACCTCTTACCTTGGTAGAAGAAGCAATAATAGCATCGGTATTTACAAATGTTTTGGATGAAGTAAAAGCATCCTGGCATGATCTTGCTGAGTTACAGTGGTCAATTGAAAAGACTGACAGGGATTTAAAGACATTGCAAGTAGCGAGTTCTACAGAAAGTATGATATCAATAAATTTTGCAACAAATGGCGATTTGGGAAATGGGACGATTATTCTCTGTATTCCCGTGATAACTTTAGAAATGTTAATGATGAAAACAGTGGTTTCTCCGCTGGAGAAAGAAGAGGAAATGATTTTAATTAGAAATCTACTGCAAGAAATAGAAGTAAACATAACAGCAGTTCTCGGAACAACACAGCTGTCATTTCATGAACTTCTAAAGTTGAAAATAGGAGATGTTATAAAATTGGACAACAGGGTTACCGGTGATATATGTTTAGAGATAGATGAAAAACCAAAGTATACGGGTAAACCTGGTATTGTAGGTAAAAAAATGGCATTTAAAGTATTTCAGGCGGATAAAAATCTTAAACATTATAAAGAGGGAGAATATGGAAAACGCACATAA
- the fliN gene encoding flagellar motor switch protein FliN, giving the protein MENAHNSGIKKDRTEEPEIQSIEFSQMTPDNTGNNKNTDMHNLDLILDVSVPVSVELGRTSMLIKDILALSQGSIVELDKVAGAPVDLLVRGKLLAQGEVVVIDDCFGLKITSICGSEERIRNLG; this is encoded by the coding sequence ATGGAAAACGCACATAATAGTGGGATAAAGAAGGATAGAACAGAAGAACCGGAAATACAATCAATTGAATTTAGTCAAATGACACCAGACAATACAGGAAATAATAAGAATACCGATATGCATAACCTAGACTTGATTTTGGATGTTTCGGTGCCGGTTTCTGTTGAATTAGGTCGAACGAGCATGCTTATAAAGGATATATTGGCTTTATCGCAGGGTTCCATCGTTGAGTTAGATAAAGTTGCTGGCGCACCGGTTGATTTGCTTGTCCGTGGAAAATTATTGGCTCAGGGGGAAGTTGTTGTTATTGACGACTGTTTTGGTTTAAAAATCACGTCTATTTGTGGTTCAGAAGAGCGCATAAGAAATCTCGGGTAA
- a CDS encoding flagellar biosynthetic protein FliO: METATEVEEPVIDTAEDDVVGVVSPVNFPSVTKLLESTGIVIIVIVVLVFVLRKKIGTGTSIRKRKRFLSIIDTASLGSKRNIHLIKIPGKLLLIGATNDQIRPLASITEKEIVESVDKEKKSNDFLSIFKRVDVEQK; this comes from the coding sequence ATGGAGACGGCTACAGAGGTTGAAGAACCGGTAATCGATACCGCTGAAGATGATGTTGTCGGAGTTGTTTCGCCGGTAAATTTTCCAAGCGTGACAAAGTTGTTAGAATCAACGGGGATTGTAATTATTGTAATAGTCGTTCTTGTTTTTGTATTACGTAAGAAGATAGGTACCGGAACCAGTATAAGAAAAAGAAAGCGTTTTCTATCCATTATAGATACAGCATCCCTGGGCTCAAAAAGAAACATTCATTTGATCAAAATACCTGGTAAATTATTGCTGATTGGCGCTACAAATGATCAGATTAGACCTCTTGCATCAATAACGGAGAAAGAAATAGTAGAGTCGGTAGACAAGGAGAAGAAAAGTAATGATTTTTTGAGTATTTTTAAACGGGTGGATGTTGAACAAAAATAA
- the fliP gene encoding flagellar type III secretion system pore protein FliP (The bacterial flagellar biogenesis protein FliP forms a type III secretion system (T3SS)-type pore required for flagellar assembly.): MKKIYINSILCGAVLVFGTSAIAEAASESASSFQLPKSLEGLGSPKEMVGTLKIVFFLTALTLLPGILLTMTSFTRIIIVLSFVRKALSFHTLPPNQILIGISLFLTIFVMAPVWQRINLEALQPYLNEEITQKEALKKGTEPLQKFMIKQTRKTDIALFMSIAKLEKPKTSNDIPMHILIPSYVLSELKTSFQMGFILFLPFLVIDLVVAMVLTSMGMFMLPPVMISMPFKLILFVLVDGWQLIIQSLISSVALN; encoded by the coding sequence ATGAAAAAAATATATATCAATTCAATCCTTTGCGGAGCAGTTCTGGTATTCGGCACGTCAGCTATTGCTGAGGCTGCCAGTGAATCTGCTTCATCATTTCAATTACCGAAAAGTTTAGAAGGGCTCGGTTCACCTAAGGAAATGGTGGGGACTCTTAAGATAGTTTTTTTCTTAACTGCGCTTACGTTATTGCCAGGTATATTGCTGACAATGACATCCTTTACGAGAATCATCATTGTCCTGTCATTTGTGAGAAAAGCGCTTTCGTTTCACACCCTGCCACCAAATCAGATACTCATTGGAATATCACTGTTTTTAACGATCTTTGTTATGGCTCCTGTATGGCAAAGAATTAATTTGGAAGCGCTTCAACCGTATCTCAATGAAGAAATAACACAAAAAGAAGCATTAAAAAAAGGAACGGAACCACTTCAAAAATTTATGATAAAACAGACACGCAAGACGGATATTGCATTGTTCATGAGCATTGCAAAACTGGAAAAACCAAAAACTTCAAATGATATACCCATGCACATCTTAATTCCTTCATATGTTCTGAGCGAACTCAAGACTTCCTTTCAAATGGGATTTATCCTTTTCCTTCCGTTTTTAGTGATTGATTTAGTCGTTGCCATGGTATTAACGTCCATGGGAATGTTTATGTTGCCACCGGTAATGATATCTATGCCTTTTAAACTTATTCTTTTCGTTCTGGTAGATGGATGGCAGTTAATTATACAGTCGTTGATTTCCAGTGTGGCATTAAACTAG
- the fliQ gene encoding flagellar biosynthesis protein FliQ gives MTQEVIVTIGKEFLEMTFIMVAPLLGAAMIVGLSVGIFQAVSSIHEQTLTFLPKVFAVLGVFLFCLPWMLSKMTSYTITLIHDLTKYSQ, from the coding sequence ATGACGCAGGAAGTAATTGTTACTATTGGAAAGGAATTTTTAGAGATGACGTTTATTATGGTTGCCCCTTTACTTGGCGCTGCCATGATCGTTGGATTGTCAGTAGGCATATTTCAGGCAGTATCCAGCATTCATGAACAAACGCTTACCTTTCTGCCCAAAGTCTTTGCCGTTTTGGGTGTATTTCTATTCTGTTTGCCATGGATGCTGAGTAAGATGACCTCATATACGATTACCCTGATCCACGATTTAACAAAATATAGTCAATAG
- the fliR gene encoding flagellar biosynthetic protein FliR → MDYLVNLINDAPFFLIVFFRVGGILFFAPVFDNAHIPVVVRVAIAFVTAFLIFPVMHKGISPLPQSLIHYGIILVKEIAIGAVIGFAASLVFTIFTMAGNFISNQIGLDMAVVVDPSSVTGEQQTTISVFFNMIAVLLFLNFNGHHWFVKAIAESFKMIPLGTVGFSTATLTKMLIIFKSVFVAGFKISAPILVVLMMTLIALGFMAKTAQELQIFVLAFPIKIMIGMVLLIVTFSYILKIMKMHLSTIENNIVSLLLTM, encoded by the coding sequence ATGGATTACCTGGTTAATTTAATAAATGATGCGCCATTCTTTCTCATCGTTTTTTTCCGGGTGGGAGGGATTCTTTTTTTTGCTCCTGTTTTTGATAATGCACACATCCCTGTAGTGGTGCGTGTTGCGATTGCTTTCGTGACTGCCTTTCTCATCTTTCCCGTTATGCATAAAGGTATATCTCCTTTGCCTCAGAGTCTTATCCACTATGGAATTATTCTTGTTAAAGAGATTGCAATCGGGGCTGTAATTGGTTTTGCTGCTTCTTTAGTATTTACGATATTTACCATGGCAGGTAATTTTATTAGCAACCAGATTGGACTTGATATGGCGGTTGTTGTTGATCCTTCATCGGTGACTGGTGAACAACAAACAACAATATCAGTTTTTTTTAATATGATCGCCGTCTTGCTTTTCCTCAATTTTAACGGACATCATTGGTTCGTGAAAGCTATAGCTGAAAGCTTTAAGATGATTCCTCTTGGGACAGTTGGTTTTTCTACCGCAACGTTGACAAAAATGCTTATTATTTTTAAATCGGTATTTGTTGCTGGATTTAAGATATCAGCGCCAATCTTAGTTGTGTTGATGATGACCTTAATAGCGCTAGGATTTATGGCAAAGACTGCGCAGGAATTACAAATATTTGTATTGGCCTTTCCCATAAAAATCATGATTGGAATGGTTCTCCTGATAGTTACCTTCTCATATATTTTGAAGATTATGAAGATGCACCTGAGTACTATTGAAAACAACATCGTTTCGTTGTTGCTTACAATGTGA
- the flhB gene encoding flagellar biosynthesis protein FlhB: MADSGSGEKSEQPTGKKLSDARSKGNVSKSPDLSSAISLLIGFLLLYAFGRTMYNKLFSIMQYNMGNLYYEDITPNVISDLIVSHMYIVATMLFPVAGGLLMINLTVQYLQTGFLFNLKLLKPDLKKLDLIQGAKKLVSVKQLVKLAFSIGKLIVIVGVAYFYLNKELEGFLSVIEYDLAQTLIKLTKMSYGLILRMSVALLVLAILDTVYQKWQYKRSLKMTKHEVKEERKQADGDPKIKARIRQIQLRMALKRMAAAVPAADVVVTNPTHYAVALKYDNQSMAAPKVVAKGADYLARRIKDIAKKHNVPIVEDKPLAQTLYKTVEIDREVPQKFYYAIAKILSYVYQLKKR, translated from the coding sequence ATGGCGGATAGCGGGAGTGGAGAAAAAAGTGAACAACCTACCGGGAAAAAATTAAGCGATGCAAGGAGCAAGGGGAATGTATCTAAAAGTCCAGACTTAAGTTCGGCAATAAGTCTGTTAATAGGTTTTTTGTTGCTCTATGCCTTTGGAAGAACTATGTATAACAAACTATTTAGCATAATGCAATATAATATGGGTAATCTCTACTATGAGGACATCACGCCAAATGTTATATCTGATCTGATTGTTTCACATATGTATATAGTGGCAACAATGCTGTTTCCCGTTGCCGGTGGTTTATTGATGATTAATCTGACTGTTCAATATCTACAAACAGGTTTTCTGTTTAACCTGAAATTACTGAAACCTGACTTGAAAAAACTTGATCTTATTCAGGGGGCTAAAAAATTAGTCTCCGTAAAGCAGCTTGTAAAACTCGCGTTTTCAATAGGAAAACTCATTGTAATAGTGGGTGTTGCGTATTTTTACCTGAATAAAGAGCTTGAAGGATTTCTCAGTGTTATAGAATACGATTTAGCTCAAACGTTGATCAAACTTACAAAAATGTCCTACGGTCTTATATTGCGAATGTCTGTTGCATTACTGGTATTAGCAATTTTAGACACGGTGTATCAGAAATGGCAGTATAAGAGAAGCTTGAAAATGACAAAGCATGAGGTGAAAGAAGAAAGAAAACAGGCGGATGGAGACCCAAAGATTAAGGCAAGAATTCGCCAGATACAACTTCGAATGGCTTTGAAACGTATGGCGGCTGCAGTTCCCGCTGCCGATGTTGTTGTGACGAATCCTACTCATTATGCAGTTGCCCTGAAATATGATAATCAATCAATGGCTGCGCCTAAGGTGGTTGCAAAGGGCGCTGATTATTTAGCAAGACGAATAAAAGACATTGCAAAGAAACATAATGTACCGATAGTCGAAGATAAGCCGCTTGCGCAGACATTGTACAAAACGGTTGAAATTGATAGAGAGGTGCCGCAGAAGTTCTATTACGCAATAGCAAAAATATTGTCGTATGTGTACCAATTGAAGAAAAGGTAA
- the flhA gene encoding flagellar biosynthesis protein FlhA yields MANDHININDKRTFLALLQKGDMALITGVIGIFVVLIIPIPPFMLDLLITINISVVLLLLIVTLHAKGPLELSTFPSLLLFITLFRLSLNVASTRQILLQGYGGKVIASFGEFVVGGNIVVGMVVFLIIIVIQFIVITKGATRISEVAARFTLDAMPGKQMSIDADLNAGNITENEAKERREAISREAEFHGAMDGASKFVSGDAIAGVIIVIINIIGGIVMGIRSGMSVGEAIQHFTILTIGDGLVSQIPSFIVATASAVIITKTRSSENLGQDLSGQILNQPNAVAFVGCILLSFSIVPGLPKIPFMILAAFFGALYFILKKTKNVSPGNESIEEEAEKISKATKPEESVESLLHVDRMELEVGYKLVTLVDPHKNGGILERINTLRMQMAKDLGLVVPPIRVRDNLQLGTNQYVIKIRGQDIGQGELFPDCSLAIDSGTTTKKVQGIETLDPAYGLPALWVSDTVKEEAEVSGYTIVDPASVMITHLTEVIKNHAFEIICREDVQNLINNVKKDSPTIVEELAPNTMPLGSIQEVLKNLLKEHVPIRDMTTILETIADYAPMTKDTEMITEFVRQRLSRTICKKYQNDEGKIGVISLDPQLEQSISSAIHKTEKGNILALDPNVAHKLIDRLVENVKGSLSSGYEVVLLTSSGVRSHVRRLIESALPQVPVLSYKEITPGVGIDPLGIVKL; encoded by the coding sequence ATGGCTAACGATCACATAAATATCAATGATAAAAGAACATTTTTAGCCTTATTGCAAAAAGGTGATATGGCTTTAATTACGGGGGTGATAGGCATATTCGTCGTGCTGATCATTCCCATTCCGCCATTTATGCTGGATTTACTGATAACGATTAATATTTCGGTAGTGCTTTTGTTGTTGATCGTGACACTTCATGCAAAAGGACCGCTTGAATTATCAACGTTTCCTTCTCTCTTACTGTTTATAACCCTCTTTCGATTGTCGCTTAATGTGGCATCTACAAGGCAAATATTGCTGCAAGGGTATGGTGGCAAGGTTATTGCATCATTTGGTGAATTTGTTGTTGGTGGAAATATCGTTGTTGGCATGGTTGTTTTTTTAATCATCATTGTTATACAATTTATTGTAATAACTAAGGGTGCGACAAGAATATCAGAAGTTGCAGCCAGGTTTACCCTTGATGCTATGCCGGGAAAACAGATGAGTATTGACGCAGATTTGAATGCGGGAAATATAACGGAGAATGAGGCAAAAGAGAGAAGGGAGGCGATTTCACGGGAAGCTGAATTCCACGGGGCAATGGATGGTGCTAGTAAATTTGTAAGTGGAGACGCAATTGCCGGTGTAATTATTGTCATTATTAATATTATTGGCGGGATTGTTATGGGGATTCGTAGTGGAATGTCCGTGGGAGAGGCAATTCAGCATTTTACAATTTTAACAATCGGTGACGGCCTTGTCTCTCAGATCCCCTCATTTATTGTGGCGACTGCGTCAGCAGTGATTATTACGAAAACACGATCAAGTGAAAATCTGGGGCAGGATTTGTCTGGACAAATATTGAACCAGCCGAATGCTGTTGCCTTTGTAGGGTGTATTCTTCTATCGTTTAGTATTGTTCCCGGTCTTCCAAAAATTCCCTTTATGATACTTGCCGCCTTTTTTGGTGCCCTGTATTTTATTTTGAAGAAAACAAAAAATGTGTCTCCGGGTAATGAATCAATTGAGGAGGAAGCAGAAAAGATTAGTAAGGCAACAAAACCGGAGGAAAGTGTTGAAAGTTTACTTCATGTAGATCGCATGGAACTTGAGGTGGGATATAAATTAGTTACTTTGGTTGATCCTCATAAAAACGGTGGCATACTTGAGAGAATCAATACACTGCGCATGCAGATGGCAAAAGATCTTGGGCTGGTTGTCCCGCCTATTCGCGTAAGGGACAATCTGCAATTAGGTACGAATCAATACGTTATTAAGATAAGAGGACAGGATATAGGACAGGGAGAGCTGTTCCCTGATTGTTCCCTTGCAATAGATTCAGGCACAACGACAAAAAAAGTGCAGGGTATAGAAACTCTGGACCCTGCGTATGGATTACCGGCTTTGTGGGTTTCTGATACGGTTAAGGAAGAGGCTGAAGTTTCTGGGTATACTATTGTTGATCCTGCCTCTGTAATGATCACTCATCTTACAGAGGTCATAAAAAACCATGCCTTTGAAATTATCTGTCGTGAGGATGTGCAGAATCTTATTAATAATGTGAAAAAGGACTCTCCAACAATAGTAGAGGAATTAGCGCCCAATACGATGCCTCTTGGAAGCATACAGGAAGTGTTAAAAAATTTATTGAAAGAACATGTGCCCATTCGTGATATGACTACAATACTTGAAACGATCGCTGATTATGCGCCAATGACAAAGGATACGGAAATGATAACAGAATTTGTGAGACAGAGGCTTTCCAGGACAATTTGTAAAAAATATCAAAACGATGAGGGTAAAATAGGCGTTATTTCTTTAGATCCCCAATTAGAGCAATCGATCTCCAGCGCAATACATAAAACGGAGAAAGGCAATATCTTAGCATTAGACCCGAATGTTGCTCATAAATTAATTGACAGACTGGTGGAGAATGTAAAAGGATCATTATCGTCAGGGTACGAGGTGGTGTTACTAACATCCTCCGGGGTAAGAAGTCATGTGCGTCGCCTTATTGAAAGCGCATTACCACAGGTGCCGGTTTTGTCTTATAAGGAAATAACTCCAGGTGTCGGGATAGATCCTTTGGGAATTGTGAAATTGTAA
- a CDS encoding MinD/ParA family protein, which yields METIADSAWKSKQDTENSKVRIIAVTSGKGGVGKTNIAANLAMVLQKCRRNVLLIDLDLGLANVDILLGLHPKYTLQDVIEGRKSVNEVIVHGPGGIKIVPASSGIEGLTHLNDMQKEQLFKGFNRLDEEIDIAIVDTGAGISSDVLNFVLASNEILVVTTPEPTAITDAYAMIKVLSRKKNNLTIKLMVNLSSSREEAELTIKKITSVTRRFLDVNIEYIGYLLQDPNVLISSRRQKAFVLEYPNTMASNCLVKIVTSVLKENGKVPCLGVEAYFRRIAGVTSEKA from the coding sequence TTGGAGACCATAGCTGATAGCGCCTGGAAAAGCAAACAAGACACAGAAAATTCAAAGGTAAGGATTATTGCGGTAACAAGTGGAAAAGGTGGCGTCGGAAAAACCAACATTGCTGCGAACCTGGCGATGGTATTGCAAAAGTGCCGAAGGAATGTTTTGTTGATAGACCTGGATTTAGGACTCGCAAACGTCGATATTTTACTGGGATTACATCCAAAATATACCCTGCAAGATGTAATTGAAGGACGTAAAAGTGTAAATGAGGTTATTGTTCACGGTCCAGGAGGGATAAAAATTGTTCCTGCGAGTTCAGGGATTGAAGGTCTTACACATTTAAATGATATGCAGAAGGAGCAATTATTTAAAGGGTTTAATCGTTTGGACGAAGAAATAGATATCGCCATTGTTGATACTGGAGCGGGGATATCTTCTGATGTGTTGAATTTTGTATTAGCTTCAAATGAAATACTGGTGGTAACTACACCTGAACCGACAGCAATAACGGATGCGTATGCCATGATAAAAGTACTTTCGCGGAAAAAGAATAATTTAACGATAAAGCTTATGGTTAATCTTTCCAGCAGTCGTGAAGAGGCTGAGTTAACAATAAAAAAGATTACTTCCGTAACACGCAGATTTCTGGATGTAAATATAGAGTATATCGGGTATTTGCTACAGGACCCAAATGTGTTGATTTCATCCAGACGACAAAAAGCATTTGTGCTGGAATATCCTAATACCATGGCGTCTAATTGTCTCGTTAAAATAGTCACATCGGTATTAAAAGAAAACGGCAAGGTGCCATGCTTAGGTGTTGAGGCATACTTCAGGAGAATTGCCGGAGTAACTAGCGAAAAGGCATAA
- a CDS encoding FliA/WhiG family RNA polymerase sigma factor, giving the protein MAKKIKNSYVKQNCNTRDRLIQEHLSLVKYVVSKIMIHLPPFVEQEDLIEYGIIGLIEAVDRYDKNRDVKFSTFAISRIRGSVLDYLRSQDWLPRSARDRVTMARNAYNSLEQKLNRPPMAEEIAAALKIRPEEWDKLMAEINFTTFISLEEMKRRVENNVRNSESQQIKDYELRDPLSNITTQEEKERLIETITSLPKRERMVITLYYYEELMIKEISQLLSISESRVSQLHHQALFLLRMRLQKSSHD; this is encoded by the coding sequence ATGGCTAAAAAAATAAAAAATAGTTATGTGAAGCAAAATTGTAACACGAGAGATAGATTAATACAGGAACATTTGTCGCTAGTCAAATATGTTGTAAGCAAAATCATGATTCATTTACCTCCATTTGTTGAACAGGAAGACCTTATTGAGTATGGCATTATCGGTTTGATAGAGGCGGTTGATCGGTATGATAAAAATAGGGATGTGAAATTCAGCACTTTTGCGATATCCCGCATTCGCGGTTCCGTTTTAGATTACTTAAGATCACAGGATTGGCTGCCTCGGTCTGCGAGAGATAGAGTAACCATGGCAAGAAACGCGTACAATTCTTTAGAACAAAAACTCAACAGACCACCCATGGCTGAAGAAATTGCAGCTGCGCTAAAGATAAGGCCGGAAGAGTGGGATAAACTAATGGCAGAGATAAACTTCACCACATTTATTTCACTCGAGGAAATGAAAAGAAGAGTGGAAAATAATGTTAGGAATAGTGAAAGTCAACAAATAAAGGACTATGAGCTCCGTGATCCGTTAAGTAACATAACAACACAGGAAGAAAAAGAAAGGCTTATTGAAACAATAACCTCATTGCCAAAAAGAGAAAGGATGGTAATCACACTCTATTACTATGAAGAATTGATGATAAAGGAAATTAGTCAACTGCTGAGTATATCTGAATCCAGAGTTTCCCAACTTCATCATCAAGCCTTATTTCTGCTTCGAATGAGGTTACAGAAAAGTTCGCATGATTGA